AATGTGGAGAGAAGCCTCCTCCTGGGCAGGGTGAAAGACACCCACTCGTCGGGCTCCTCGCTGGGCCAAGGGGGGCCGTCTCTGGGCTTCACCGGGGCAGGCAGCCGGCCACGGGGTCTGGCCGCGGCAAGGGCACAAAGTTCAGGGGGCACAGCAGCAGTGGGCACACCTTCTCGTGCTCCTTCAGCGCCTCGCTCAGGTGCTTCAGCTCCTCTGTCAGCTTGCCGATCTCCCTCCGCAGCACTGTGTTTTCTTGCTCCAGGCACTCATACTCCTGAGAAGACAGGAAAGGCGCAAAATCGGCCCTGAAACCCATGCCCTTCCTCCATCCTCCCGCAGATCTAACTGTGGGCCACGAAGCTCACCTCCTTCCCTGGCAGTTTCTCCTTAACGGTGCCTGCCTCCACCCCTCGGATGTGTTTGTTCCTCTGGTTCATGTCTCTCCCCTCCCACCGGGATGAAAGGTTCTGTGAGCGCAAGTTCTATGAgggctttgtttttttgaatcatctttattgaggggggggtgtgtgtgtgtgtgtgtgtgtgtgtgcgcttacctgctcagtcaggtccaactctttgcaaccccatggactgtagcccaccaggctcctctgtccatgggactctccagacaagaatactggaataggttgtcatgccctcccccaggggatcttccagacccagggactgaactgctgtttcctgtgtctcctgtattgaggTGAATTCTTTCCCTGCTGAGCCAGAGGGGAAGCTGCTTACcgaggtatgctgctgctgctgctgctaagtcgcttcagtcgtgtccgactctgtgcgaccccatagacggcagcccaccaggctccctcatccctgggattctccaggcaagaacactggagtgggttaccatttccttctccaatgcatgaaagtgaaaagtgaaagtgaagtcgctcagtcgtgtctggctcttcgcaaccccatggcctgcagcctaccaggctcctctacccatgggattttccaggcaagagtactggagtggggtgccattgccttctctgtactgaggtataattcatataaaataaaatgcacagacTTTATGTGTTTagttcaatgagttttgacaagCATAAACAACTGGTTTGATCGAGACACAGAATGTCTCCATCCATCTGGAAGTTCCCTGATCTTGCTGTAGCCACgctttccaggaaacaaactcactcagaaggacaatgtaGATCGTGGAGTGCAGTTTACTACaccggcaggcccaaggcagagtctcctcttagccaaggaccccgaccagttttggGGAAAACCTTATATACTCCAAGTGTTCATGCCCAaatccacctccccaaattcccagaaactagtctgaacaaaggaaaagaaagatacagagttaacctgtgattcatatgTCTTAAGCCTAGgaagttaacagtggacaattatcaataggcctgtggtcataccccaataagcataatacagtgtatgattctattcagttacacagataattagggtattctttcaggcaatggagagtctaggtacaagccctggggctcttccttctaggggcctggttttccaattggtatgtcatttccatagatccTGGGCATCTAGCTCCAAGTCCACAGTCTGGctcaagatggagtcctgctttcaagacggagcctgttctgtttcctccttcaatctCCCTCTGCAGCcagccacccctgcccccagctgctGATCTGCTTCTGAAGGTCTGTGCTGGGTTCACTCTTCTAGACCCAGCACCCGGAAAAGTGTCTGGAACAGAACGCATGTTTGTTGAATGCTGAGTAAATGAGTGAAAAATACCTGTTGCTTTGGCTTTGCTTCAACACTCACCTAATAAGTTTCCACTGTATGAGAGTTTACAGAGGCTTAGaactgggggcggggcggggggcggaatCAGAGAGCCCTTAGCCCAACGCACCCAGTGTTCCCTATGTAATCCCATCTCCCACATCCGACTCTCTCCTTCTTCCAAGGATACTTCCTTCTGACCGCTCTATTAGAAAGCTCCGCTTTGTACTGATCTAAAATCCTTCTCCCCTTCACACCCACCTACTGGGCTTGGTTCCACCTATGGAACCACACAGAGTACGTGCGATACTTTCTCAACATCACAGTTCTTGA
The sequence above is a segment of the Bos mutus isolate GX-2022 chromosome 16, NWIPB_WYAK_1.1, whole genome shotgun sequence genome. Coding sequences within it:
- the BATF3 gene encoding basic leucine zipper transcriptional factor ATF-like 3, producing the protein MSQGLPAAGSVLHRSVSAPGNQARPQSPEDDDRKVRRREKNRVAAQRSRKKQTQKADKLHEEYECLEQENTVLRREIGKLTEELKHLSEALKEHEKVCPLLLCPLNFVPLPRPDPVAGCLPR